The Corallococcus soli region CGAGAGCGCCGCGAGCACGGGCACGACCTCCGGCCCCAGCCTGCGCCAGGAACTCCCCGCGACCTGGGATTGCGTAAGCAGGCGCAGGGCCTCGTCACGCATGGGGCCGGGGACGGGAGCACCCGGGGGTGAGGGAGGGGAGGGCTGGGCCGTCCTGACGTTCGGGCGGACCGGAGCCGCTTCGGACACGGGCCCCGCGCCCGCGAGCACGGCAAGGCCGAACAGGCCCACCCAGCGGGACAGGGCAGGACGTGAAGGAGCCGGCGAGGGACGAACGCCGCGAGGGCGGGACGACGGGCTCGGCATGCGGGACTCCCGGTGGAGTGAGGTCCCCGTTATACGACGGCTGCCGGTCCGGACTCGATCCGCTAAGGTCGGTGACCATGGCCGGACGCGTTTTCTTCTTCCTCCAGCACGCCACGTACGAGCCTGCGTTCCAGGCGGGCTCCATGGGCATCACCGCCGCCGCGATGGGGGACGACGTCTACTTCGTCTTCGCCTTCGAGGCCCTGCGCCAGCTGGTCCGGGGCGGCTTCGGTCTGGCGCACAGCGAGCGCGAGCGCACGGAAGCGGCCCGCGCTGAGGGGCTCAACGTCCCCACACCGGCCCGCATGCTCGAGGAGGCCCGGGCCCTGGGCGCCAGGCTCGTGGCCTGTGACACCACGGTGCGCATCTGCGGCCTGACGCCCCAGGAACTGCAGGGCACCCTGGATGAAGTCATGGGCCTCGCCTCCATCTGGCGCCTGACCGAGGGCGCACGCGTCCTCACCCTGTAAGCAGGGGGGCTCAACTGCCTCCTGGATGGATGTAGGTATTCACTCCAGGTGGGCCGCGGACCCCGAGGGATCGCCCATTGTTGCAACTTCGCAGCTTCACCTGAATGGGGCCTGCCTGCTGCGAGTCGCTGTAGCCTCGGTGGGCGCTGACGCGTTACGCTGGGCCCATTCGTGGTCCGCTGTTCCCCCCTGGAAGGAAATTCCCAAAGCCTATGCGCGCCAAGTCGCCCCCCCTGAGCGCTCTACTGGCCGGCATCATCGGCAGTGCCATGATGGCTGGCTGTCAAACGTATGACTTCGAGCCGGTGGATCCGCTCGCGATCGCCCAGACGACCAAGGAAACGGTGATCACGGCGCGCGGAAGCAAGCCGGACGTCATGCTGTTGGTGGACACCTCTGGCTCCATGACGCTGCCCGTGGAGCCCGAGAAGACCGTGAATGGCGTGAA contains the following coding sequences:
- a CDS encoding DsrE family protein, translating into MAGRVFFFLQHATYEPAFQAGSMGITAAAMGDDVYFVFAFEALRQLVRGGFGLAHSERERTEAARAEGLNVPTPARMLEEARALGARLVACDTTVRICGLTPQELQGTLDEVMGLASIWRLTEGARVLTL